In the genome of Meles meles chromosome 4, mMelMel3.1 paternal haplotype, whole genome shotgun sequence, one region contains:
- the LOC123939846 gene encoding protein kish-A-like, protein MSAIFNFQSLLTIILLLICTCAYIRSLAPSLLDRNKTGLLGIFWKCARIGERKSPYVAVCCIVMAFSILFIQ, encoded by the coding sequence ATGTCTGCCATTTTCAATTTTCAGAGTCTATTGACTATAATCTTGCTGCTTATATGTACCTGTGCTTATATCCGATCCTTGGCACCCAGCCTCCTGGACAGAAATAAAACTGGATTGTTGGGTATATTTTGGAAATGCGCCAGAATTGGTGAACGGAAGAGCCCTTACGTTGCAGTATGCTGTATAGTGATGGCCTTCAGCATCCTCTTCATACAGTAG